The genomic region AGAAGGAGGGGTATTAAAAAGAGCGGGTCATACTGAAGCTGCTGTGGATTTAGCGCGTTTAGCGGGGTTATATCCTGCAGGAGTAATTTGCGAGATTCAAAATCAGGATGGATCGATGGCGAGATTATCTCAACTGTTTGAATACGCTCGTAAACATCGCTTAAAAATTATCAGTATCGCTGATTTAATTAGTTATCGTCTGCAACATGATCGCTTTGTCCAAAGAGAAGCTATCTGTCAATTACCGAGTCAATTCGGGACTTTTTCTATCTACGCTTATCGCAATCTCCTCGATGGGAGTGAACACGTAGCCATAGTCAAAGGGAATATAGAAGAATTTCGCGATCGCCCAGTGATGGTAAGAATGCACTCAGAATGTCTCACAGGAGATGCTTTGGGTTCTTTACGTTGCGACTGTCGCATGCAACTCAACGCAGCGTTAAAGATGATTGAAGCTGCGGGTTTAGGGGTAGTAGTTTATTTAAAACAAGAAGGAAGAGGTATTGGACTAGTTAATAAACTTAAAGCTTATTCCCTACAAGATTTAGGCTTAGATACGGTAGAAGCCAATGAAAGACTCGGTTTTCCTGCAGATTTGCGAGACTATGGTATGGGAGCACAAATGCTCAATGACTTGGGGATAACAAAAATTCGTCTGATTACTAACAATCCTCGTAAAATCGCCGGTTTAAAAGGTTATGGCTTAGAAGTAGTCCAGCGATTACCCTTATTAATCGAAGCCAATGACTATAACTCTACTTATTTAGCCACAAAAGCCAAAAAATTGGGTCATATGCTACTGCAGACCTATTTAATCACTATCGCCATTAGTTGGGAAACAGAAAAGGAATCTATCACCGAACGATATCAGAAACTATCGAAAATTCGCCATTTAGCCGAAAGTCAGCATCTTCTGTTACAGGAAGAAGCGAGACCGGTGGCGATCGCTCTTTTCGATCAAGCTTCTCTGATCTTTCATCTCGGCTTTGATCAAAGTGATTTGGCTACTCCCAATTGGTATCAGGATTCATCTCATCCTTATCTAGAAGCGATCTCGAGTATTCTCGAACAATTGAGAAGTTGGTCCTCACTCAAGCATTTAGAATTTCTGATCTCTAACGGAGATGATCCCATGATTGGTTTACAAATGAAACTTGATCGGCGTCATTTAAGCTCAGATGAGGCTTTAATTAATCTTCAAACCCAGATCATATATACCTCTTAAGTAGCATTGCGGTTTTTGTAAATAAATGTAAAGATATTCTCAGAAACTTGACACTCCTTAATTTTCCATGAGAGCACCCACACAAAACGAACTAATCAGATTTATCGACCAAGAGATAGATATATCCCCGGACTCTTTAGCCATGGCTATCCGTCAAAGTCAGACGTCACTGGGG from Gloeocapsa sp. PCC 73106 harbors:
- the ribBA gene encoding bifunctional 3,4-dihydroxy-2-butanone-4-phosphate synthase/GTP cyclohydrolase II encodes the protein MEEPQTKFDSIDSALAELKAGRSVVVVDDENRENEGDLIGAAQFVTPDMINFMAVEARGLICLAMTGDRLDALELPLMVTKNTDTNQTAFTVSMDAGPHLRVTTGISAEDRARTIQIAINPATKPEDLRRPGHIFPIRAREGGVLKRAGHTEAAVDLARLAGLYPAGVICEIQNQDGSMARLSQLFEYARKHRLKIISIADLISYRLQHDRFVQREAICQLPSQFGTFSIYAYRNLLDGSEHVAIVKGNIEEFRDRPVMVRMHSECLTGDALGSLRCDCRMQLNAALKMIEAAGLGVVVYLKQEGRGIGLVNKLKAYSLQDLGLDTVEANERLGFPADLRDYGMGAQMLNDLGITKIRLITNNPRKIAGLKGYGLEVVQRLPLLIEANDYNSTYLATKAKKLGHMLLQTYLITIAISWETEKESITERYQKLSKIRHLAESQHLLLQEEARPVAIALFDQASLIFHLGFDQSDLATPNWYQDSSHPYLEAISSILEQLRSWSSLKHLEFLISNGDDPMIGLQMKLDRRHLSSDEALINLQTQIIYTS
- a CDS encoding DUF2949 domain-containing protein translates to MRAPTQNELIRFIDQEIDISPDSLAMAIRQSQTSLGSLPMILWQYGLVNLNQLEKIFVWLEDFDTI